A genomic stretch from Capricornis sumatraensis isolate serow.1 chromosome 4, serow.2, whole genome shotgun sequence includes:
- the CKAP4 gene encoding cytoskeleton-associated protein 4 has product MPSAKQRGSKGGHGAASPSEKGAHPSGGADDVAKKPPPAPQQHPPPPAPHPQQQHPPQHPQNQAHGKGGHRGGKSSSSAAAAAASSSASCSRRLGRVLNFLFYLALVAAAAFSGWCVHHVLEEVQHVRRSHQDFSRQREELGQGLQGVEQKVQSLQATFGTFESLVRSSQHKHDLTEKAVKQGESEINRISEVLQKLQNEILKDLSDGIHVVKDARERDFTSLENTVEERLTELTKSINDNIAIFTDVQKRSQKEINDMKAKVASLEDSEGYKQDLKALKEVVKEIQTSVKSKEKDMEALRSTIQTMESDVYTEVKELVSLKQEQQRFKAAADSEHHTLQALTEKILRAEESASHLPEEIRRLEEELGQLKAAALRPEEDGAFRPSEAFETLQKESQGLDSRLQSVEDGVQAARAAWARQGESLEALRMQSEEQARRLAELQERVAGLGPAADAEGGLAGTVHGLGEAQLSLAGDVDELKRRMAELPGAVEALQKVQEQVHMLLGREATAAPPQDLLDRLSSLDNLRASVGQVESDLKMLRTAVDSLVAYSVKIETNENNLESAKGLLEDLRNDLDRLFVKVEKIHEKV; this is encoded by the exons ATGCCCTCGGCCAAACAAAGGGGCTCCAAGGGCGGCCACGGCGCCGCGAGCCCCTCGGAGAAGGGCGCCCACCCGTCGGGCGGCGCGGATGACGTGGCGAAGAAGCCGCCGCCGGCGCCGCAGCAGcacccgccgccgcccgcgccgcACCCGCAGCAGCAGCACCCGCCGCAGCATCCGCAGAACCAGGCGCACGGCAAGGGCGGCCACCGCGGCGGCAAGTCCTCCTCctccgccgccgctgccgccgcctcgTCCTCCGCGTCCTGCTCGCGCAGGCTCGGCCGGGTGCTCAACTTTCTCTTCTACCTCGCCCTGGTGGCGGCGGCCGCCTTCTCGGGCTGGTGTGTCCACCACGTCCTGGAGGAGGTCCAGCACGTCCGGCGCAGCCACCAGGACTTCTCCCGGCAGCGGGAGGAGTTGGGTCAGGGCTTGCAGGGCGTCGAGCAGAAG GTGCAGTCCCTGCAAGCCACGTTCGGTACTTTCGAGTCCCTCGTGAGAAGCTCCCAACATAAACATGATCTCACAGAGAAAGCCGTGAAGCAGGGGGAGAGCGAGATCAACCGCATCAGTGAAGTTTTACAAAAACTCCAGAATGAGATCCTCAAAGACCTCTCTGATGGGATCCACGTGGTCAAGGATGCCAGGGAGCGGGACTTCACCTCCCTGGAGAACACAGTAGAGGAAAGGCTGACGGAGCTCACCAAGTCCATCAATGACAATATCGCCATCTTCACGGATGTCCAGAAGAGGAGCCAGAAGGAAATCAACGACATGAAGGCCAAGGTTGCCTCTCTAGAAGACTCGGAGGGATATAAGCAGGATCTGAAAGCCTTGAAGGAAGTGGTTAAGGAAATACAAACCTCGGTGAAGTCCAAAGAGAAGGACATGGAGGCCCTGAGAAGCACCATCCAGACCATGGAGTCGGATGTCTACACGGAGGTCAAAGAACTGGTGAGCCTCAAGCAGGAGCAGCAGAGGTTCAAGGCGGCAGCCGATTCGGAACATCACACCCTTCAGGCACTCACGGAGAAGATCCTCCGGGCCGAGGagtctgcctcccacctccctgaggAGATCAGGAGACTCGAGGAGGAGCTTGGCCAGCTCAAGGCCGCGGCCCTCCGGCCAGAAGAAGACGGGGCCTTCAGACCCTCCGAGGCCTTTGAAACGCTCCAAAAGGAGAGCCAAGGCTTGGACTCGCGGTTGCAGAGCGTGGAAGATGGGGTGCAGGCAGCGCGGGCAGCCTGGGCGCGCCAGGGCGAGAGCCTGGAGGCTCTGCGCATGCAGAGCGAGGAGCAGGCACGGCGCCTGGCAGAGCTGCAGGAGCGCGTGGCCGGCCTGGGCCCCGCCGCCGACGCCGAGGGGGGCCTGGCAGGCACAGTGCATGGCCTCGGTGAGGCCCAGCTCTCTCTGGCCGGTGATGTGGACGAGCTGAAGCGCCGCATGGCCGAGCTCCCTGGCGCTGTGGAGGCTCTGCAGAAGGTACAGGAGCAGGTCCACATGCTGCTGGGCCGCGAGGCCACCGCTGCGCCCCCCCAGGACCTGCTGGACAGACTCTCCTCTCTTGACAACCTCAGAGCCTCTGTGGGCCAGGTGGAGTCGGACTTGAAAATGCTCAGGACTGCTGTGGACAGTTTGGTCGCGTACTCGGTGAAGATCGAGACCAACGAGAACAACTTGGAGTCGGCCAAGGGCTTGCTAGAGGACCTGAGGAATGACCTGGATAGGTTGTTTGTGAAAGTGGAAAAGATTCACGAGAAAGTCTAA